Part of the Pseudomonas baltica genome is shown below.
CCCAGCGCCCCGGCGTTGGCCACCGCCGCAACCAGCTCGGCCTTGGCCGCCCATTGCATGCCGCCTTGCATGATCGGGTGCTGGATGCCGAAGGTCTCGGTGAAGCGCGTCTTGAAGGTGCTCATACCGGGTCCCACGAGAACACGTCGGCGCTGGCGTCCAGCGGCAGGAAGCTGCCGCGCAGGGCCGGCATGCCGTGCTCGGCGATCTGCTGCGGGGTCCAGCCGTCGCTGCGTTGCACGCTGCGCAGCGGCCGGCTCTGGCTCATCAGGAACAGCTCGTTGTTGCGCGCGGCGAACACCTGGCCGCTGACGTCCTTGGCCGCGTCGCTGGCCAGGTAGACGGCCAGCGGTGCGTTCTTGTCCGGGGTCATCTGCTGCAGGCGCTCGACCCGGGCTTTCTGCTCAGGCGTGTCGGAGGGAATCGAGCTGGTCATGCGGCCCCAGGCGAAGGGTGCAATGCAGTTGGAGCGCACGCCAAAACGCTGCATGTCCATCGCAATGGTTTTCGACAGGCCGACGATGCCAAGTTTGGCCGCCGAATAGTTGGCCTGGCCGACGTTGCCGATCAGCCCCGAGGTGCTGGTCATGTGCACGAAGGCACCGCTTTGCTGTTCACGGAAATGCTCGGCGGCGGCGCGGCTGACGAAGAAACTGCCGTTGAGGTGCACGTTGATCACGGCCAGCCATTGTTCGGGGCTCATCTTGTGGAAGATCGCGTCGCGCAGGATACCGGCGTTGTTGACCACGATGTCGACGCGGCCGAACGAGTCCAGCGCGCAGTCGACGATGCGCTTGGCGTTGGCCCATTCCGAGACGCTGTCGGTGTTGATCACTGCCTCGCCGCCGGCTTCGCGGATAAGGGCCTGGGTCTGCATGGCCGGGCTGTTGGAACCGCCTTCGCCTTGCAGCGATACGCCGATGTCGTTGATCACGACCTTGGCGCCAGCGGCGGCCATGGCCAGGGCGATCGCCTGACCGATACCGCTGCCGCTGCCGGTGACGATTGCGACTTTGCCTTCAATCGATGGGGAGGTGCTCATGATTGGGTGTCCTTGTAGTTATGCAAAATGACAATCACGCGGCCGGCAGATCCAGCACCTGCT
Proteins encoded:
- a CDS encoding SDR family NAD(P)-dependent oxidoreductase, which encodes MSTSPSIEGKVAIVTGSGSGIGQAIALAMAAAGAKVVINDIGVSLQGEGGSNSPAMQTQALIREAGGEAVINTDSVSEWANAKRIVDCALDSFGRVDIVVNNAGILRDAIFHKMSPEQWLAVINVHLNGSFFVSRAAAEHFREQQSGAFVHMTSTSGLIGNVGQANYSAAKLGIVGLSKTIAMDMQRFGVRSNCIAPFAWGRMTSSIPSDTPEQKARVERLQQMTPDKNAPLAVYLASDAAKDVSGQVFAARNNELFLMSQSRPLRSVQRSDGWTPQQIAEHGMPALRGSFLPLDASADVFSWDPV